The genomic window TCGTGGGCCAGGGTGGCCAGGAAATCATTCTTGCGGCGATCCTGCTCTTGGAAGGCTTCCTGATGGCGCCTGCGGTCGGTGACATCCCGGGCGACGCACAGGACCGTCGTCACGCCCCCCTCGGGGCCGATCTCCGGGACGAGGCGTGACGCGTAGAATCGCTCGCCTTCCGGGGAGCGGGAGCCGAATTCGATGGTCCTCGGCTCGCCGGTGTCGAAGGCTGCGAGCAACGCTTCGTCCCACAGGTCGCACGCCCCCGCGGGCCGGCCCAGCTCTCGGCTCGTCCTCCCGAAGAACTCCTCCCGGGGCAGGCCGGCGGCTCGCGCGAAGGCGGCGTTGACGTAGACGTGCCTCAGGTCGCGGTCGAACCTCGCGAGGAGGTCCTGGGAATTGTCGGCGAGCGCCTGGAGCTCCCGCTCGCGCGCCCGCAAGGCGTCCACGGCCTCCCGCCCCGGGGTGATGTCCCGGACGACGCCCAGGAGGCGAGGGGCCCCGCGATCGGCGATCCGCTCGCCGCGGAAGGCCAGCCAGCGGATCGAGCCGTCCGGCCCGATGGCGCGGACCTCGACGGAGAAGGGGGAGCCCGCCTCGATCGCGTTCTCGAGGGCCTCGATCACCGTCCCGCGGTCGTCCGGGTGGATGGCGCGGAGCGCGGACTCGCGGTCCAGGCGACCCACGTCGGGCATGCCGTGCAGCGAGCCTGCGCGATCGGTGAGGACGAATTCCCCGGTCGACGGCTCGTATTCCCACATGCCGGCCTGCGCCGCGTCCAGGGCGAGGCGCAGCCGGACCTCGCGCTCCCTCAGGGAGGCATCGGCCTCCTTCTGCTCGGTCACGTCCCGAGCGATGGCGGTGAGCCGCAGCGGCCGGCCGAGGTCGTCCCGCGACAGGGTGCCGTCCTCTTCCAGCCAGCGTACCGAGCCGTCCGCCCGGACGACCCGGTACTCGGATCGGTAGGCGTCCGCGCCCGCCAGGCACCCCGCGATCGCCCGGTCGAAGCGGCCCCGGTCCTCGGGATGGACGACGGCCCTGACGTCGGCCAGGCGGGCGGGGGCATCCTCGTTCTGGGGCAAGGCCGGCTCGGAGCTGTGGAACCGGACGACCCGATCCCCCTCGACGTCCCACGAAGACCCGACGGCGGAGCCCGCCCGCAACGCCGCGCGCAGCCGCTCGTCATTTTCGAGCGTCCGGGCCTCCGCCCGCTTCCTCGCCGTGATGTCCGTCACCGTCCCGAGCATCCGGAGCGGGCGGCCGGCCCGGTCGTACGTCGCGCGGCCGCGGTTCGCCACCCAGCGGACCTCGCCGTCGGGCCGGATCAGCTGGAAGTCGCACTCGTACGGGGTCCGCCCCTCGACGGCGGCGCGGAGGGCCTCCTCCATCCGCGCGCGGTCCTCGGGGTGGACCATCCGGATGAACCCCGCGCCGGTGCTCCCTAGTTCCGCCCCGCCCCCGGCGAGCGTCGAGTCGCACTCCGGCGACCAGGCGACCTCGTCGCTGACGAGGTCCCACGTCATCAGTCCGGTCTCCGCCGCCTCGAGCGCCAGGCGGAGCCTCTCTTCGCTCTCGCGGACGGCCGCGGCCTGGACGGCGAGTTGGCGGGCGAGCGCGTGGCGTTCCACAGCGTTCTCGACGGCCCGTGTCATCGCCGCCGGGGTCAGCCAGGCCTTGCCGACGTAATCCTGGGCCCCGGCCCGGAGCACCGCGCGGCCCATCTCCAGCCCGTCCTCGCCCGTGATCACCACCACCGGGCAAATCGGCAGGCCGTCCGGCCCCAGGATCGACTCGATCACGTCGATCGCGTCGATGTCCGGGAGGTGGTAGTCCAGCACGAGACAATCGGGATGGCCGTCCGGCGACTCCCGTATTGCTCGCAAGGCCTCCAGGCCCGTACCGACCTCTCGGAAGCGATACCGCCGCTCGGCTCCGAGGGGCAGCATCCGGCGGATCTCGGCCCGGTCTTCCGCGCTGTCGTCGACGATCAGTAC from Aquisphaera giovannonii includes these protein-coding regions:
- a CDS encoding PAS domain-containing protein produces the protein MIANGSTTTVTALWLVLIVDDSAEDRAEIRRMLPLGAERRYRFREVGTGLEALRAIRESPDGHPDCLVLDYHLPDIDAIDVIESILGPDGLPICPVVVITGEDGLEMGRAVLRAGAQDYVGKAWLTPAAMTRAVENAVERHALARQLAVQAAAVRESEERLRLALEAAETGLMTWDLVSDEVAWSPECDSTLAGGGAELGSTGAGFIRMVHPEDRARMEEALRAAVEGRTPYECDFQLIRPDGEVRWVANRGRATYDRAGRPLRMLGTVTDITARKRAEARTLENDERLRAALRAGSAVGSSWDVEGDRVVRFHSSEPALPQNEDAPARLADVRAVVHPEDRGRFDRAIAGCLAGADAYRSEYRVVRADGSVRWLEEDGTLSRDDLGRPLRLTAIARDVTEQKEADASLREREVRLRLALDAAQAGMWEYEPSTGEFVLTDRAGSLHGMPDVGRLDRESALRAIHPDDRGTVIEALENAIEAGSPFSVEVRAIGPDGSIRWLAFRGERIADRGAPRLLGVVRDITPGREAVDALRARERELQALADNSQDLLARFDRDLRHVYVNAAFARAAGLPREEFFGRTSRELGRPAGACDLWDEALLAAFDTGEPRTIEFGSRSPEGERFYASRLVPEIGPEGGVTTVLCVARDVTDRRRHQEAFQEQDRRKNDFLATLAHELRNPLAPIQSGLELLRAGPDLAEAAETREMMGRQLSHLVRLVDDLLDVSRIARGNIKLQRGVVEVREVLDLAVEAARPAIESAGHTLTVLPPRDPAWVDGDLTRLAQTVGNLLNNAAKYTPSSGRIEMSARVEGGSVAIRVTDSGVGIAADMLAEVFDLLTQADRTLDRPGGGLGIGLSLVKKLVELHGGSIEAESPGPGGGSTFTVRLPLSPPPLTMDGARPAGSRAAAAAAGRPICILVVHDNEATARGLAMFLQVLGLSTITALSGPAALGAAREFRPDFVFLDLDVAGIDAHEVCRRLKADPSASGATVVALTGRDTDDDWRPSPESGFSFRLVKPLGPNRVLEALAAADAGRRPSP